Proteins from a single region of Flavobacterium sp. YJ01:
- a CDS encoding DUF3817 domain-containing protein — protein MKNLFLTNTGRLRIIGFFEGTSLLILLFIAMPMKYVFEMPFLTRSVGTIHGALFLLFIFNAISVGVEQNWKFKDITWKVLLACIIPFGTFYIDYKILSKIKNE, from the coding sequence ATGAAAAATTTATTTCTAACAAATACCGGACGTTTACGAATTATTGGATTCTTTGAAGGAACATCACTTTTGATCTTGCTTTTTATAGCAATGCCAATGAAATATGTTTTTGAAATGCCATTTTTAACAAGATCAGTAGGAACAATTCACGGTGCTTTATTTCTGCTTTTTATATTTAATGCAATAAGTGTTGGAGTAGAGCAGAATTGGAAATTTAAGGATATAACATGGAAAGTTCTCTTGGCTTGTATAATACCATTTGGAACTTTTTATATCGATTATAAAATTTTAAGTAAAATTAAAAACGAATAA
- the msrB gene encoding peptide-methionine (R)-S-oxide reductase MsrB, protein MIKWADVIHFTNKGNPAPEKRVEKTEEEWKQILSPEEFQVTRLKGTERSFSSELCSLFDPGIYECKCCGTVLFDASEKFESGTGWPSFTQPIKENAIAYHADRSYGMVRVEVVCNVCDAHLGHVFPDGPPPSGLRYCINAVSLSKIKE, encoded by the coding sequence ATGATAAAATGGGCAGATGTAATTCATTTTACAAATAAAGGAAATCCAGCTCCTGAAAAGAGAGTGGAAAAAACGGAGGAAGAATGGAAACAAATCTTATCTCCAGAAGAATTTCAGGTTACTCGTTTAAAAGGAACTGAAAGATCTTTTAGTTCTGAATTATGCAGTTTGTTTGATCCTGGAATTTATGAATGTAAATGCTGCGGAACGGTTCTGTTTGATGCTAGCGAAAAATTCGAATCAGGAACGGGCTGGCCATCTTTTACACAACCAATCAAAGAAAATGCAATTGCTTACCATGCTGACAGATCTTATGGAATGGTTCGTGTTGAAGTTGTCTGCAATGTTTGTGATGCACATTTAGGTCACGTTTTTCCTGACGGACCTCCGCCAAGCGGATTACGTTACTGTATCAATGCAGTTTCATTATCAAAAATCAAAGAATAA
- the lpxD gene encoding UDP-3-O-(3-hydroxymyristoyl)glucosamine N-acyltransferase: MRSYSIQEINEVINGVIYGTTSQTITATEQLEKATTSSISFIGNKKYEKYWSASNASIAVVNEDISIEPGENRAFIKVKNADLAMSQILALFALPAPIFHNNIHKTATIDETAIIGEGAKIGAGCYIGPKVEIGAYAVIYPNVTILDESTVGINTIIWSGSVIRERCHIGNDCIIHPNATIGADGFGFRPCTEKGLVKIPQIGNVIIGNGVEIGANSCVDRGKFSSTILGDGCKIDNLVQIGHNSKLGKFCIMAGNSGLAGSVTLGNGVIIGGSASIKDHTCIGDGAVIGAGSGVTGDVPAGKTMLGYPAVEARDALKQWAILKRMVCATKK; encoded by the coding sequence ATGAGATCCTATTCAATTCAAGAAATCAATGAAGTTATTAATGGCGTAATTTACGGCACTACTTCGCAAACTATTACCGCTACCGAACAATTAGAAAAGGCAACCACTTCTTCAATTTCATTTATTGGAAACAAGAAATACGAAAAATATTGGTCGGCATCCAATGCTTCGATTGCTGTTGTAAACGAAGATATTTCGATTGAACCTGGAGAAAATCGTGCTTTTATAAAAGTAAAAAATGCCGATTTGGCAATGTCGCAGATTTTAGCCCTTTTTGCCCTGCCAGCTCCAATCTTTCATAATAATATTCATAAAACTGCAACAATAGACGAAACCGCTATAATTGGCGAAGGCGCTAAAATTGGTGCCGGCTGCTACATTGGTCCAAAAGTAGAAATTGGCGCTTATGCAGTAATTTACCCAAATGTTACTATTTTAGACGAATCAACAGTCGGAATAAATACCATTATTTGGTCTGGAAGTGTTATTCGTGAGCGTTGCCATATTGGAAATGATTGTATCATTCACCCAAATGCTACAATTGGTGCAGATGGTTTCGGATTTCGTCCTTGTACGGAAAAAGGATTAGTAAAGATTCCGCAAATCGGAAATGTGATTATTGGCAATGGTGTAGAGATTGGTGCAAATTCTTGTGTTGACCGCGGAAAATTTAGCTCTACAATTTTAGGAGATGGCTGTAAAATCGATAATTTAGTTCAAATTGGACATAATAGTAAACTTGGAAAGTTCTGCATTATGGCTGGAAACAGTGGCTTAGCAGGTTCTGTAACTTTAGGAAACGGAGTTATAATTGGCGGAAGCGCATCTATAAAAGACCATACTTGTATTGGAGATGGAGCTGTAATTGGTGCTGGCTCTGGAGTTACAGGAGATGTTCCTGCGGGAAAAACAATGCTAGGTTATCCTGCCGTTGAAGCTCGTGATGCATTAAAACAATGGGCGATCTTGAAACGAATGGTTTGTGCTACAAAAAAATAA